A window of Aquitalea denitrificans contains these coding sequences:
- the ampC gene encoding class C beta-lactamase, which produces MKSNIRRFAAVVCAVFCASATVSQASDMPQDRIKGLVDKAIHTLMAKDGIPGMTVGVTVTGKTYVYNYGVASLETRQPVTHDTLFEIGSVSKTFTATLASYAQVRGYLSLQDKTGKYLPSLRGHPFGEVSLLNLGTHTPGGLPLQVPDNIHNDVQLLNYFKAWQPTYTPGTYRTYANPGIGTLGWITAKSMKQDFTALIEQKLFPALGMNNSYINVLAAKMADYAQGYSKTGVPIRMRDGVLSAEAYGVKSTAADLLRFVNANMHAISLDEKLQRAIDETHTAYFRVGPMTQDLIWEQYPYPVALPTLLEGNGSRMVEAIPATEIKPPLAPRADVWINKTGSTNGFGTYVAFIPAKRVGIVMLANKNTPLAERVNVAYQIMSQLATGGSARP; this is translated from the coding sequence ATGAAATCCAACATCAGGCGCTTCGCCGCAGTGGTCTGTGCAGTGTTCTGTGCGAGCGCCACCGTCAGTCAGGCGTCCGATATGCCACAAGATAGAATCAAAGGTTTAGTGGACAAAGCGATCCACACCTTGATGGCCAAAGACGGCATTCCCGGCATGACCGTTGGGGTCACAGTCACGGGGAAGACCTACGTATACAACTATGGCGTGGCATCGCTGGAAACGCGCCAGCCAGTCACGCACGACACATTGTTCGAGATTGGCTCAGTGAGCAAGACGTTCACCGCCACGCTGGCCTCTTATGCACAAGTGAGGGGCTACCTCTCACTGCAGGACAAAACTGGCAAGTATTTGCCGTCGCTAAGGGGGCATCCATTCGGTGAAGTAAGCCTGCTCAATTTGGGGACGCACACGCCTGGCGGCTTGCCATTACAGGTGCCGGACAACATTCATAATGACGTGCAATTACTGAATTATTTCAAGGCGTGGCAACCGACTTATACCCCTGGCACCTACCGTACCTATGCCAACCCCGGCATCGGCACGCTCGGTTGGATCACGGCAAAAAGCATGAAGCAGGATTTTACTGCGCTGATCGAGCAGAAGCTGTTTCCGGCACTGGGGATGAACAACAGTTATATCAATGTTCTGGCTGCCAAAATGGCTGATTATGCGCAAGGCTATAGCAAGACCGGTGTGCCGATCCGCATGAGGGATGGGGTGTTGTCGGCCGAAGCTTACGGTGTCAAGAGCACGGCAGCGGATCTGCTGCGCTTCGTAAATGCCAATATGCATGCGATCTCACTGGACGAAAAGCTTCAGCGTGCGATTGACGAGACGCATACTGCTTACTTCCGGGTCGGGCCAATGACTCAGGACCTGATCTGGGAACAGTATCCGTATCCCGTCGCTTTACCTACGCTGCTAGAAGGAAACGGGTCGCGCATGGTAGAAGCAATACCGGCGACCGAGATCAAGCCACCTCTGGCACCGCGTGCAGATGTCTGGATTAACAAGACAGGTTCGACTAACGGTTTTGGCACGTACGTAGCGTTTATACCCGCCAAGCGCGTGGGTATTGTGATGCTGGCCAACAAGAACACCCCGCTGGCTGAACGGGTGAATGTGGCGTACCAAATCATGTCGCAACTTGCCACCGGGGGCAGCGCACGCCCTTGA
- a CDS encoding ATP-binding protein, whose protein sequence is MLGGIQLAWIAELLAASWANYQQAEQVMQLNNVSRQLFMTADLLRRESIQARLMLNRSMAPDDAERTTLLRLQQGADFWTGQVLQSFQRLPDDRHYGVQFSGQLQNFERLRKEVNTRLNKSFVRDETLSYALELAIRNVQSTLSTMMVEIGNRIDLSGNADINQLDTIKQDGWLVARSLRAAAMGLVLRAELNAMLSETEEDDLRARLELSGVLLEKLRADARYINDPRLTQRLQQFSALALQLNIQTKQQTQILREHGNNPLAIKQLQRQLAQTQNTARDTFMLLMDMTEVHIQQNRQHYRRLLLRDSLLGIFLLALGVALLYFMVRKVLQPLNQQQRMLDATDDAIMTITDQGVIQHAAAGAERMFAYAEGGLVGLPIAQLLRMEGDLDQVMQLAEGEVGINLQGLGMESGGRCFFAGLTLTRFQDRAAHTLYLLIVRDEHERRLAERSLERNLDMLSAISHVENLMLCRWPREQVMCRLLDEFKRFALAADGFLLALLNNSNGSLNINLQAGQWPENFPSLDNIRKELDPVSYLMSVLANEPAWISLPVEQDEQIHALICLRGTDPQLVNKDIHPLVSSCASILGFYDEEDRRLNSEAQLRAVLQEEEAIYSASPVGLLRLNASMQIIRANPMAEAIFHNGKEPLPGRHLMELVLSDEGWFELTSQLNAMVQNQTKVGCEIECKTNTGASIWVLFEGMTLFADQPQLGAILACIDISERKQAERELLEARDQANSANKAKSAFLATMSHEIRTPMNGVLGMLELLAMTPLDEEQKDSVDTIQESARTLLRLIDDILDFSKIEADKLEVVMTPTALRPMLEQVHTLYSQAAERKGLKFVLEIDPRVAAAVVIDPLRVRQILQNFVSNAVKFTAHGQIALRVLLLEEEGRSQTLRFEVQDSGIGISAEGLSKLFQPFTQAESDTSRRFGGTGLGLTICRRLAKLMGGEVTLESGVGHGSCASLLLVVVVADAHELEEPAQQLTPASGGLLGNQDQALPPILFAEDNPTNRKLATRQLEKLGYRVELAEDGAEAYAKWQNGNYSLLLTDCQMPNTDGYQLARLIRNYEAEHPSRPPTIIIACTANAGVEEQEKTSSVGMNDFLTKPLSIAALSTMLSKYLGHEQQLVEQNGL, encoded by the coding sequence ATGCTGGGCGGAATCCAATTAGCGTGGATTGCCGAGTTGCTGGCCGCCTCCTGGGCTAATTATCAACAGGCCGAGCAGGTGATGCAGTTGAACAATGTCAGCAGGCAATTATTCATGACTGCCGACCTGTTGCGGCGTGAGTCCATTCAGGCTCGCCTCATGCTGAACCGCAGCATGGCACCTGATGATGCGGAACGCACCACCTTGTTGCGTTTGCAGCAGGGAGCGGATTTCTGGACCGGGCAAGTTTTGCAGTCATTCCAGAGACTGCCGGATGACCGCCATTATGGTGTGCAATTTTCAGGGCAATTGCAGAATTTCGAACGGTTGCGTAAGGAAGTGAATACCCGGCTGAACAAGTCCTTCGTTCGCGACGAGACACTGAGCTACGCGCTGGAGCTGGCGATACGCAATGTTCAGAGCACGCTGAGCACCATGATGGTGGAAATCGGCAACCGTATCGACCTCAGCGGTAACGCAGACATCAATCAGCTGGATACGATCAAGCAAGATGGTTGGTTGGTGGCACGTAGCCTGCGCGCTGCTGCGATGGGGCTGGTGCTGCGGGCGGAACTCAATGCCATGCTGAGCGAAACCGAGGAAGACGATCTGCGCGCCCGACTGGAGCTGTCCGGCGTATTGCTGGAAAAGCTGCGAGCAGATGCCCGTTATATCAATGACCCGCGTCTTACGCAGCGCCTGCAACAGTTTTCCGCGCTGGCGTTGCAGCTGAACATTCAGACCAAGCAGCAAACCCAGATTCTACGGGAGCATGGCAATAACCCCTTGGCAATCAAGCAGCTGCAAAGGCAGTTGGCGCAAACTCAGAATACTGCACGCGACACATTCATGCTCTTGATGGACATGACTGAAGTGCATATTCAGCAGAACCGACAGCACTATCGCCGTCTGTTACTGCGCGATAGCCTGCTGGGCATTTTTTTGCTGGCGCTAGGCGTGGCCCTGTTGTACTTCATGGTGCGCAAGGTGCTGCAGCCGCTCAATCAGCAGCAGCGCATGCTGGATGCTACCGACGATGCCATCATGACCATTACCGACCAAGGGGTGATCCAGCATGCAGCGGCTGGTGCCGAGCGCATGTTTGCCTACGCGGAAGGGGGGCTTGTCGGCTTGCCGATTGCACAACTGCTGCGCATGGAGGGTGACCTGGACCAGGTCATGCAGCTTGCCGAGGGGGAGGTGGGGATCAATTTGCAGGGTTTGGGCATGGAGAGTGGCGGGCGCTGTTTTTTTGCCGGACTGACCCTGACACGATTTCAGGACAGAGCGGCCCATACGCTGTATTTGCTGATTGTCAGGGATGAGCACGAGCGCAGGCTGGCCGAGCGCTCGCTGGAACGCAACCTGGACATGCTGTCTGCTATCTCCCATGTGGAAAACCTGATGTTGTGTCGCTGGCCGCGCGAGCAGGTCATGTGCCGTCTGCTGGACGAATTCAAGCGTTTTGCGCTAGCCGCGGACGGTTTCTTGCTGGCGCTGCTCAATAACAGTAATGGATCTCTCAATATCAATTTACAGGCAGGGCAATGGCCGGAAAATTTTCCATCACTCGACAACATCAGAAAGGAGCTGGATCCTGTCAGCTATCTGATGTCAGTCTTGGCTAACGAGCCTGCGTGGATCAGTTTGCCGGTAGAGCAGGATGAGCAGATTCACGCCCTCATCTGTTTGCGCGGTACCGACCCGCAACTGGTCAATAAGGATATCCATCCCCTGGTTAGTTCCTGTGCCAGTATTCTGGGTTTCTATGACGAGGAAGATCGCCGCCTTAATTCGGAAGCGCAGTTGCGAGCCGTATTGCAGGAGGAAGAGGCAATATATTCTGCTTCGCCGGTGGGGTTGTTGCGACTGAATGCCAGCATGCAGATTATTCGTGCCAACCCGATGGCTGAGGCAATCTTCCATAACGGCAAAGAACCATTGCCAGGGCGCCATCTGATGGAACTGGTGCTGTCTGACGAGGGCTGGTTTGAACTGACCTCCCAACTGAATGCCATGGTGCAAAACCAGACCAAGGTCGGCTGTGAGATTGAGTGCAAGACGAACACGGGCGCGTCGATATGGGTTTTGTTTGAAGGGATGACTTTATTTGCCGATCAACCCCAGCTGGGGGCGATTCTGGCATGTATCGATATTTCCGAGCGAAAACAAGCCGAGCGTGAATTGCTGGAAGCCCGTGATCAGGCCAACTCGGCCAATAAGGCCAAGAGCGCCTTTCTGGCTACCATGAGCCATGAAATCCGCACGCCGATGAATGGCGTGCTGGGCATGCTTGAGCTGCTGGCCATGACACCGCTTGATGAGGAGCAGAAGGACTCGGTGGATACGATTCAGGAGTCGGCCCGCACTCTGCTAAGGCTGATCGACGATATCTTGGATTTTTCCAAGATCGAGGCCGACAAGCTTGAGGTGGTGATGACGCCGACTGCGCTGCGACCGATGCTGGAGCAGGTGCATACCCTGTATTCGCAGGCGGCGGAGCGCAAAGGGCTGAAGTTTGTACTTGAAATCGATCCGCGGGTAGCCGCTGCGGTGGTGATCGACCCCCTGCGCGTACGACAGATTTTGCAGAACTTCGTCAGCAATGCCGTGAAGTTTACTGCACACGGCCAGATTGCATTGCGCGTGCTGCTGCTGGAGGAAGAAGGCCGTTCGCAAACCTTGCGTTTTGAAGTGCAAGACAGTGGTATCGGCATCAGTGCCGAGGGCCTGTCCAAGCTGTTTCAACCATTCACCCAGGCAGAATCCGATACGTCACGTCGTTTTGGTGGTACCGGGTTGGGGCTGACCATCTGTCGCCGTCTGGCCAAGCTGATGGGGGGAGAGGTGACGCTGGAGAGTGGGGTCGGGCATGGCAGCTGTGCCTCACTGTTGCTGGTGGTGGTCGTGGCAGATGCTCATGAACTGGAAGAACCGGCGCAACAGCTAACCCCTGCTTCTGGCGGTTTGCTAGGTAATCAAGACCAGGCTCTGCCGCCCATCCTTTTTGCTGAAGATAATCCCACCAATCGCAAGCTGGCGACCAGGCAACTGGAAAAACTAGGCTATCGGGTGGAACTGGCCGAAGACGGCGCAGAGGCCTACGCCAAATGGCAAAACGGCAACTACAGCTTGCTATTGACCGATTGCCAGATGCCGAATACCGATGGCTACCAACTGGCACGGCTGATCCGTAATTACGAGGCAGAACACCCATCCAGACCGCCCACCATCATCATTGCCTGCACCGCAAATGCCGGTGTGGAAGAACAGGAAAAAACCAGTTCAGTCGGCATGAATGACTTTCTTACCAAGCCGCTATCTATTGCTGCCTTGTCGACCATGCTGAGCAAATACTTGGGGCATGAACAACAACTTGTTGAGCAAAATGGCTTGTAG
- a CDS encoding hybrid sensor histidine kinase/response regulator: MSATQTLARRLLYTMLPWYLLLAFCVTGVQLVVQYWTVSHTIADDLASLGRTIEPGVSGAVWELDSEQLTSIARGIRQNAIVTGVRIATDKGDSLVKDGDVPAVQEQRNRFLPDKYKLEVVPLFHHGLQGDRHLIGYLNLYSSAAVLWDRVKYSFLVVLLNALIVTTGLWLIFSWVVRFRLSDSVTAVARKVASWQFSVGEEPVEKIIYPYRDELGNLIDALNDGRVRLSDSLHKLNEMNLNLEKTVAERTGELQLAKNAADEANQAKSQFLANMSHEIRTPMNAILGMLYLALKTDLPPTLQNYLLKAQGAAHSLLGIINDILDFSKIEAGKLDIDQVEFGLDTVLERLTDALVYQAELKGIEFLIRYDPAIPMTLIGDPLRLGQVLLNLCGNAVKFTDHGEVELAFRALTTSDAEINIQACVRDTGIGMTAEMQTRMFQKFTQLDQSATRRFGGTGLGLAISKQLIELMGGRIWVEDSQLGKGTTICFTVPLKVAEKAQCHRRELVAQVGPLLQGVRVLVVDDNEVSRAILAEMLRFFHLDVDVAASGPSALALLEAASDKPFDLVLMDWRMPGMNGDEVTRRIHGNPAITSQPKIVMVTAYGREDVMKLAEQAGVSSFLIKPVSPSTLLDTMLSVLGRGRLLSREQGPIASHPGAAANLAGASILLVEDNDINREFASELLRSEGMEVDEAVNGQQAVDKVQQRTYDAVLMDIQMPVMDGLKAARAIRALSGERFSSLPIIAMTALAMAHDAEKSREAGMNDHVTKPIAPAQLLAALAKCVHVPEDKRMIRSRKRVAAEQPGFPEDLLALTSIDTLEGVRRIGGKVEAYRKQLRRFREHYPNADSELQRLISQQDFEGAQEYCHALKGVTGNIGAGLLYEKISEIGTLLKQGNVPEEAKLQEMSNFLQQVIADIDRLTVTEPPAVMRRTPLSVAEVLERLERLRKLLDADLGAAEGLLMELRSGVIGDDIEIAMNEIAAKVDEFSIDEAQELIKILCDRLKPSV; this comes from the coding sequence ATGAGTGCAACCCAGACACTGGCTAGACGGTTGCTTTACACCATGCTGCCTTGGTATTTGCTGCTGGCGTTCTGCGTCACTGGGGTCCAGTTGGTCGTCCAGTATTGGACCGTGAGTCATACAATTGCTGACGACTTGGCCTCGCTGGGGCGTACGATTGAGCCGGGAGTCTCCGGGGCTGTCTGGGAGCTGGATTCGGAGCAGTTAACTTCAATTGCGCGTGGGATTAGGCAAAATGCCATTGTCACCGGGGTAAGGATTGCCACGGATAAAGGCGACAGTCTGGTCAAGGATGGTGATGTACCGGCTGTTCAGGAGCAGCGCAATCGTTTTCTCCCGGATAAGTACAAACTGGAAGTTGTTCCGCTGTTCCACCATGGGCTGCAAGGAGACCGTCATCTTATCGGTTATCTAAACCTTTATTCCAGTGCTGCGGTACTGTGGGATCGTGTCAAATACAGCTTTCTGGTTGTCTTGCTCAATGCATTGATTGTCACTACCGGCCTGTGGCTCATTTTCTCCTGGGTCGTCCGCTTTCGACTATCGGATAGCGTGACAGCTGTTGCCAGAAAAGTTGCCAGCTGGCAGTTCTCTGTAGGGGAAGAGCCTGTCGAGAAAATCATTTACCCTTACCGGGACGAGCTTGGCAATTTGATAGATGCGCTCAACGATGGGCGGGTACGCTTGTCCGATTCGCTGCACAAACTCAATGAGATGAACCTGAACCTCGAAAAGACGGTAGCTGAGCGAACAGGGGAGTTGCAGCTAGCAAAAAATGCGGCTGACGAGGCTAATCAGGCTAAAAGTCAGTTTCTGGCCAATATGAGCCATGAAATTCGTACTCCGATGAATGCAATTCTTGGCATGCTCTACCTTGCGCTGAAGACGGATTTGCCACCGACACTGCAGAATTACCTGCTCAAGGCTCAGGGGGCGGCGCATTCCTTGCTTGGCATTATCAATGACATTCTTGATTTTTCGAAAATCGAGGCAGGTAAGCTCGATATTGATCAGGTTGAATTCGGACTCGATACCGTTCTTGAACGGCTTACCGATGCCCTGGTCTATCAGGCTGAACTCAAGGGCATTGAATTCCTGATCCGCTACGACCCCGCCATTCCGATGACATTGATCGGTGATCCACTGCGTTTGGGGCAAGTACTACTTAACCTCTGTGGCAATGCGGTCAAATTTACCGATCATGGCGAAGTCGAGCTGGCTTTCCGTGCACTGACGACAAGCGATGCAGAAATCAATATACAGGCTTGTGTGAGGGATACCGGCATTGGCATGACGGCTGAAATGCAGACAAGGATGTTCCAGAAATTCACTCAGTTGGATCAGTCCGCCACGCGCCGTTTTGGCGGAACAGGGCTGGGGCTGGCTATCAGTAAGCAGCTCATCGAACTGATGGGAGGCCGGATCTGGGTCGAAGACTCACAACTGGGCAAGGGCACGACAATCTGCTTCACGGTCCCACTCAAAGTCGCAGAGAAGGCTCAATGCCATCGGCGCGAGCTGGTGGCTCAAGTAGGCCCGCTGCTACAAGGAGTGCGTGTCCTTGTTGTGGATGATAATGAGGTATCTCGCGCAATTCTGGCCGAGATGTTGCGGTTTTTCCATCTTGACGTCGATGTCGCTGCCAGTGGGCCATCGGCACTGGCCTTACTCGAGGCGGCCAGTGACAAACCTTTTGATCTCGTGCTGATGGATTGGCGGATGCCCGGCATGAATGGTGATGAAGTGACGCGACGTATTCATGGCAACCCGGCCATCACATCTCAACCGAAGATTGTCATGGTCACCGCTTATGGTCGCGAGGATGTGATGAAATTGGCGGAACAGGCTGGTGTTAGCAGCTTCCTGATTAAGCCTGTATCGCCTTCAACCTTGCTCGATACCATGCTTTCGGTGCTTGGTAGAGGCCGGCTGCTCAGTCGGGAACAAGGCCCGATTGCCTCGCATCCGGGAGCGGCTGCCAATTTGGCTGGCGCCAGCATCTTGCTAGTCGAGGATAACGACATCAACCGCGAGTTCGCCAGCGAGCTCTTGCGCAGCGAGGGTATGGAGGTCGACGAGGCCGTGAATGGTCAGCAAGCTGTGGACAAAGTCCAGCAGAGGACTTACGACGCGGTGTTGATGGATATCCAGATGCCCGTCATGGATGGTTTGAAGGCAGCGCGCGCCATCAGGGCGCTGTCGGGTGAACGATTCTCCAGTTTGCCTATCATCGCCATGACAGCTTTGGCGATGGCCCATGATGCCGAGAAAAGCCGGGAGGCCGGCATGAATGACCATGTGACCAAGCCGATTGCTCCTGCGCAGTTGCTGGCCGCACTGGCCAAGTGCGTGCACGTCCCCGAGGATAAACGGATGATACGGTCGCGGAAGCGTGTCGCTGCTGAGCAGCCTGGGTTTCCCGAAGATTTGTTGGCGCTAACCAGCATCGATACGCTCGAGGGTGTACGCCGTATAGGTGGAAAGGTCGAGGCTTATCGTAAGCAACTGCGCCGGTTCCGCGAACATTACCCGAACGCCGATAGCGAACTGCAGCGCTTGATCAGTCAGCAGGATTTTGAGGGTGCTCAGGAGTATTGTCATGCTTTGAAGGGGGTAACCGGCAATATCGGTGCCGGGCTGTTGTATGAAAAAATTAGTGAAATCGGTACCTTGCTCAAACAGGGCAATGTGCCGGAAGAAGCCAAATTGCAAGAAATGAGCAACTTTCTGCAACAGGTGATTGCTGATATTGATCGTTTGACCGTCACCGAACCACCAGCGGTGATGAGACGTACTCCGCTTAGTGTGGCTGAAGTTTTAGAGCGTCTGGAGCGTTTGCGGAAGTTGCTCGATGCAGATCTGGGGGCGGCAGAAGGGCTGCTGATGGAATTGAGATCTGGTGTGATCGGCGATGACATCGAAATTGCAATGAATGAAATCGCGGCAAAAGTCGATGAATTTTCCATTGATGAAGCACAGGAATTGATAAAAATCTTGTGTGATCGCTTGAAGCCGAGTGTCTGA
- a CDS encoding LysR family transcriptional regulator, translated as MARINLELNELQAFLAVAEKSSFKAAAEALYLSQPALSRRIEKLEQSLQVRLLERTTRSVRLTEEGAHFLLHAQNVVDELEQAMRGLGERAERRSGLVSIASIPSVAQHLLPAALAELAASYPALCLRVFDEGAQEVLEQVLAGHADFGINFIGAEDPNIDFEPLLTERYVAVMQQGHPLGGRTTLEWRDLVGERLIGVSQRSGNRLLLDHHLASLPERPRVHYEAGHLHGAYGMAMAGLGVMIVPELSLTPAYMHKLVGITLEDPQISRTIGLITRSGYKPNPAVVKLIELVRGQFKKYCQSKRLSA; from the coding sequence ATGGCGCGCATCAATCTGGAACTCAATGAATTGCAGGCATTTCTGGCGGTGGCGGAGAAGTCCAGTTTCAAGGCCGCAGCCGAGGCCTTGTACCTGTCGCAGCCCGCCTTGAGCCGACGCATCGAAAAACTGGAGCAGTCCCTGCAGGTACGCTTGCTGGAGCGCACCACGCGCAGCGTGCGGCTGACCGAGGAGGGCGCGCATTTTCTGTTGCATGCGCAGAATGTGGTGGACGAACTGGAACAGGCCATGCGCGGCCTGGGTGAGCGGGCAGAACGGCGCAGCGGCTTGGTGTCGATTGCCAGCATTCCGTCGGTGGCGCAGCACCTGTTACCCGCTGCGCTGGCCGAGCTGGCTGCCAGCTACCCGGCGCTGTGCCTGCGGGTATTTGATGAGGGCGCACAAGAGGTGCTGGAGCAGGTATTGGCAGGGCATGCCGACTTCGGCATCAACTTCATTGGTGCCGAGGACCCCAATATCGACTTTGAGCCATTGCTGACCGAGCGCTATGTCGCCGTGATGCAGCAGGGTCACCCGTTAGGGGGGCGTACCACACTTGAATGGAGAGATTTAGTGGGCGAGCGGCTGATTGGCGTGTCTCAGCGCAGCGGCAACCGCCTGCTGCTGGATCATCATCTGGCCAGCCTGCCCGAGCGGCCCCGAGTCCACTATGAAGCCGGTCACTTGCACGGAGCCTACGGAATGGCCATGGCCGGTCTTGGCGTGATGATCGTACCCGAACTCTCTTTGACACCAGCTTATATGCATAAACTGGTCGGCATCACGCTGGAAGATCCACAAATATCGAGAACAATTGGTCTTATCACTCGATCCGGGTATAAACCCAATCCAGCAGTGGTGAAGTTAATCGAACTGGTCCGGGGACAGTTCAAAAAATATTGCCAGTCCAAACGACTATCAGCTTAG
- a CDS encoding substrate-binding domain-containing protein, whose protein sequence is MAMKWKPGCGLAALLLAFSCTQAMADQLTVVSSGGFAAALKLLAPRFEQETGHQLKLEWGPSMGDTPQAIPQRLARGEKIDVLVMVGSALDQLQAQGRVVADSNTPLAASRIALAVKHGSPQPDISTLAALKQTLLNSHSIAYSDSASGVFLSTVLFSRLGVAEQIKDRSRMIPAEPVGKVVARGEAELGFQQLSELIPIAGIDIVGLLPEQAQQVTTFSAGISRDSGHPAAARQLLRFLASPQVAASIRQTGMTPVSTSAQ, encoded by the coding sequence ATGGCAATGAAATGGAAGCCAGGCTGCGGCCTGGCCGCGCTGCTGCTGGCGTTTTCCTGCACCCAGGCAATGGCAGACCAACTGACTGTGGTCAGTTCCGGCGGTTTTGCCGCGGCATTGAAGCTGCTGGCACCCCGATTCGAACAGGAAACCGGCCATCAGCTGAAACTGGAATGGGGCCCGTCCATGGGCGACACCCCGCAGGCCATTCCGCAGCGCCTGGCGCGCGGTGAAAAAATCGACGTGCTGGTGATGGTGGGCAGCGCACTGGACCAGTTGCAAGCCCAAGGCCGGGTGGTAGCGGACAGCAATACACCGCTGGCTGCATCGCGCATTGCGCTGGCGGTGAAGCACGGCAGCCCGCAGCCGGACATCAGCACGCTGGCCGCATTGAAACAGACCCTGCTCAACAGCCATTCCATTGCTTACTCGGACAGCGCCAGCGGGGTGTTTTTGTCCACCGTGCTGTTTTCCCGCCTGGGCGTGGCCGAGCAGATCAAGGACCGCAGCCGCATGATTCCGGCCGAACCGGTGGGCAAGGTGGTGGCACGCGGTGAAGCCGAACTTGGCTTCCAGCAACTGAGCGAGCTGATCCCGATTGCCGGCATCGACATTGTCGGCCTGCTGCCGGAACAGGCACAGCAAGTCACCACCTTTTCCGCTGGCATCAGCCGTGACAGCGGACACCCTGCAGCGGCACGCCAGTTGCTGCGCTTTCTTGCTTCGCCGCAGGTTGCGGCAAGCATTCGCCAGACCGGGATGACACCGGTCAGCACCTCCGCTCAATGA
- a CDS encoding LysR family transcriptional regulator, with translation MRPHLPLNALRAFEASARHLSFTRAGLELKVTQAAVSQQVRMLEDWLGTPLFKRLPRGLGLTDEARAILPVLSDAFNRIEAVLKQCEGGHMSEVLTIGVVGTFAVGWLMPRLKLFRDAHPFVDLRLLTNNNLVDHATEGLDFAIRFGEGGWPSTENALLFDAPLSVLCSPEIARRLAVPADLTRETLLRSYRTEEWMQWFEVARLEPWTISGPIFDSSRLMVEAAMQGAGIALAPARMFQRELQSGVLEQPFELEVRTGSYWLTWLKSRSLSPAMQMFHDWLLHEAACPSG, from the coding sequence ATGCGCCCACATTTACCGTTAAATGCTCTCCGGGCGTTCGAGGCCTCGGCCCGGCACCTGAGCTTCACCCGAGCCGGGCTGGAATTGAAGGTTACCCAAGCGGCGGTCAGCCAGCAGGTGCGAATGCTGGAAGACTGGCTTGGTACCCCGCTATTCAAGCGCCTGCCGCGCGGCTTGGGACTGACGGACGAAGCCAGGGCGATCCTGCCGGTGCTGAGCGATGCGTTCAACCGTATCGAAGCGGTACTCAAGCAATGTGAAGGTGGTCATATGAGCGAGGTGCTGACCATAGGCGTGGTCGGCACCTTCGCCGTTGGCTGGCTGATGCCTAGGCTAAAACTATTTCGCGATGCTCATCCCTTTGTGGATCTGCGGCTGCTCACCAATAACAATCTGGTCGACCATGCCACCGAAGGGCTGGATTTTGCAATTCGCTTCGGTGAAGGAGGTTGGCCAAGCACCGAGAATGCTTTGTTGTTCGATGCTCCGCTCTCGGTGCTCTGCTCCCCGGAGATTGCCAGGCGGCTTGCCGTGCCGGCCGATTTGACCAGAGAAACCTTACTGCGCTCCTACCGTACCGAAGAATGGATGCAATGGTTCGAAGTAGCACGATTGGAACCATGGACCATCAGTGGCCCGATCTTCGACTCCTCGCGCTTGATGGTTGAAGCAGCGATGCAAGGGGCAGGTATCGCGCTGGCTCCAGCACGGATGTTCCAGCGTGAGCTGCAGTCGGGTGTGCTGGAGCAACCTTTTGAATTGGAAGTACGCACCGGCAGCTACTGGCTTACTTGGTTGAAATCACGCAGCTTGTCGCCGGCCATGCAGATGTTCCACGACTGGCTTTTGCATGAGGCCGCCTGCCCATCCGGCTAG